The Granulicella sp. 5B5 nucleotide sequence ATTTTCTGAAGGCTTTTCAGCCTGATCGATAACGAGAGTGTCGACGGGACCTTTGGTGGATTGGAGCTTGAGGCCGAGCTGCTCCTGCACGGCTGTGAAGATGGAGACACCGGCGTCGTCGGAGGCGGCGGGTGGGCCGGATTCGTCGGAGCGCCACTTGAGCTCGAAGTCGAAGTCGCCGGTGAGACCGGTCTTGTCGATGACGGGGTAGTGGAGGACATACGAGAGCTGGTTGGCGATGGTCTTCATGGGAATGCCTTGTCCCTGGAGCGTGCCTGGGCCCATCATCATCCTGCCGGGCCTGCGAGCTGCCACAGGGTCTTTCGCGGCGTCAGGTGGCGGGGTGAAGGGCGCTGAGGGTTTGAGTTTAGAGCCACCCTTGGCGAGGACGAGGTCGTACTCAGGGAGGACCTTGGTTTCGTGATGGAGCTTGAGGTGGAAACGATCAGCGAGCAGAGGCTGTAGGAGAGACTCGCGCTGGCGCTGGGTGAGCTTCTTGTAAGCTTCGAGGTCCTGCCCAGCGACCTTGGCCTGGACATCGAAGCCGGAGGAGTCGACCCAGGAAGGGCCGCCGGTGATCTGGTCCTGCCGGATGCCGTAGGCGTTGCCGATGAGAGTCTTCAAGGAGATGTTGTTGCAGCTGAAGCCGTCGGGCGTGTTCATGATGCGCATCCCGCGGGCGCTGGGGTCGCTCGGCTTGACGGAGGCGATATCGTAGACAGGCAGGTTGACGTCCGTCGTGGCCGCCGGCGTAGAGAGGTCGGAGACGGGAA carries:
- a CDS encoding TIGR03435 family protein — encoded protein: MIHNSARTLLLAALLTVPLHGIHAQAPPIPVSDLSTPAATTDVNLPVYDIASVKPSDPSARGMRIMNTPDGFSCNNISLKTLIGNAYGIRQDQITGGPSWVDSSGFDVQAKVAGQDLEAYKKLTQRQRESLLQPLLADRFHLKLHHETKVLPEYDLVLAKGGSKLKPSAPFTPPPDAAKDPVAARRPGRMMMGPGTLQGQGIPMKTIANQLSYVLHYPVIDKTGLTGDFDFELKWRSDESGPPAASDDAGVSIFTAVQEQLGLKLQSTKGPVDTLVIDQAEKPSEN